A segment of the Thermomicrobiales bacterium genome:
GGCGCGTCGATCGGCCGTCAGGACGGGCAGGTCGTCTTCGCTGACTACGGCATCCCCGGCGAGAAGTCGAACGTCCTGATCGAGAAGGTCAAGCGCTCGATGCTGCTGGCGCGCGTGACTGAGCCGATCGAGCCGTCTGCCGATCGGGTCGAGCCGCCCTGTCCTTACTTCGGCACCTGCGGCGGCTGTCAGTGGCAGCACATTGCCTACGAGCGCCAGCTTGAGCTGAAGGCGTACGTCGTCGCCGAGCAGTTGCGCCGCATCGGGAAGTTCGATGAGCCACCAGTATCGCCGATGATTGGCTGCCCGAATCCGTACGGCTATCGCAACAACGCGCGCTTCACGACCAACCCGGACGGCGAGCTTGGCTACATCTCGCGGCCCGGAAGCGGCCGAAAGTTCATGCGCATCGAACGCTGCATGATCATGGACGACAAGATCAACGATGCACTGGCCGAGATGCAGGGCAAGGCCAAGGTCAAGCACCAGGTCGTCGTTCGCTACGGCGTCCACACCGATGAGCTGCTGATTCAGCAGGACCTGTCCGAGCTCGTCCCCAGCCTGCCATCGGCGCGCGAGCATTACACCGAAGAGCTGCTCGGCACGCCGTTTCGCGTGTCGGCGTCATCGTTCTTCCAGACCAACACCGTCCAGGCCGAGCGACTCGCTGAGCTGGCGATCGAGCGCATGGAACTGACTGGCAACGAGGTCGTCGTCGATGCCTACGCCGGCGTCGGGACGTTTGCGGCGCT
Coding sequences within it:
- a CDS encoding class I SAM-dependent RNA methyltransferase, translating into MVDTPATEQRERIQAGDTLELELTDIAFHGASIGRQDGQVVFADYGIPGEKSNVLIEKVKRSMLLARVTEPIEPSADRVEPPCPYFGTCGGCQWQHIAYERQLELKAYVVAEQLRRIGKFDEPPVSPMIGCPNPYGYRNNARFTTNPDGELGYISRPGSGRKFMRIERCMIMDDKINDALAEMQGKAKVKHQVVVRYGVHTDELLIQQDLSELVPSLPSAREHYTEELLGTPFRVSASSFFQTNTVQAERLAELAIERMELTGNEVVVDAYAGVGTFAALVAPHTQRVIAIEESASALDDAKVNLAVFPNVEYYSGKVEKLLPDLEIEPDVILLDPSRNGMAQGAIDGVLKHRSKRVVYVSCDPATLARDLRILVDGGYRLLDVTPVDMFPQTYHIECVATLDLV